One segment of Brassica napus cultivar Da-Ae chromosome C3, Da-Ae, whole genome shotgun sequence DNA contains the following:
- the LOC106389995 gene encoding V-type proton ATPase subunit c''2, whose product MSGMVDASSWGAALVRISPYTFSAIGIAISIGVSVLGAAWGIYITGSSLIGAAIEAPRITSKNLISVIFCEAVAIYGVIVAIILQTKLESVPSSKMYDAESLRAGYAIFASGIIVGFANLVCGLCVGIIGSSCALSDAQNSTLFVKILVIEIFGSALGLFGVIVGIIMSAQATWPTK is encoded by the exons atgtctGGAATGGTAGATGCGAGCTCGTGGGGCGCAGCGTTGGTAAGGATCTCGCCGTACACATTCTCGGCAATCGGAATCGCCATCTCGATCGGCGTCTCTGTCCTCGGCGCCGCCTG GGGGATTTACATCACCGGGAGTAGTTTGATCGGTGCTGCTATTGAAGCTCCTCGTATCACTTCCAAGAATCTCATCAG TGTAATTTTTTGCGAAGCTGTAGCTATATATGGCGTTATTGTTGCAATCATTCTGCAAACCAAGTTGGAGAGTGTCCCATCTTCAAAGATGTATGACGCCGAGTCTCTTAGAGCTGGATATGCAATCTTCGCATCTGGAATCATAGTTGGGTTCGCCAACCTTGTATGCGG GTTATGTGTAGGGATCATTGGAAGCAGTTGCGCATTGTCAGATGCTCAGAACTCCACGCTCTTTGTGAAGATTCTTGTGATTGAGATCTTCGGAAGCGCTCTTGGTTTGTTTGGAGTTATTGTGGGGATCATTATGTCCGCACAAGCAACATGGCCGACCAAATAG
- the LOC106389996 gene encoding serine hydroxymethyltransferase 3, chloroplastic-like, producing MYVYVVTHTICYSVYFTYSSSFSDSLPSPLLSDLVSQSSKLFLPYRSREKMQACCGGTSMGSLQQPARVQGPVFAPIISPVTKFSQQLKLSFPRPCPSLFLRKSSVFESRASSVSAPDVETTSNEIPFEDYGRREVDPEVDEIITKEKNRQFRSLELIASENFTSRAVMETVGSCLTNKYSEGLPGKRYYGGNEFIDQLETLCQNRALATFRLDSTKWGVNVQPLSGSPANFAVYTAILKPHDRIMGLDLPHGGHLSHGFMTAKRRVSGTSIYFESMPYRLDESTGIVDYDMLEKTAVLFRPKLIIAGASAYSRDFDYPRMRKIADSVGAFLMMDMAHISGLVAASVVADPFEYCDIVTTTTHKSLRGPRGGMIFFKKDPVNGVELESAINNAVFPGLQGGPHNHTIGGLAVCLKHAQSPEFKAYQKRVVANCRSLANRLVELGFKLVSGGSDNHLVLVDLRPLGMDGARVEKILDMASITLNKNSVPGDKSALVPGGIRIGTPAMTTRGLSEKDFVVVADLIKEGVEITMEAKKLVSGTKLGEFTKFVTSPEFPLRERVESLKDRVESFTSRFPIPGV from the exons atgtatgtgtacGTCGTCACTCACACCATCTGCTACAGCGTATACTTTACATATTCGTCTTCCTTCTCAGATTCCCTCCCATCTCCACTTCTTAGCGACCTCGTCTCGCAAAGCTCGAAACTTTTTCTACCATACCG aAGTAGAGAAAAGATGCAAGCTTGTTGTGGAGGTACTTCAATGGGGTCTCTTCAGCAACCTGCACGGGTTCAAGGACCTGTCTTTGCTCCAATCATCTCCCCAGTGACCAAATTCTCTCAGCAACTGAAGCTCAGTTTCCCGAGACCTTGCCCTTCTTTGTTTCTGAGAAAAAGCTCGGTCTTTGAAAGTAGAGCGTCTTCTGTCTCGGCACCTGATGTGGAGACTACCA GCAATGAGATCCCATTCGAGGACTATGGTCGTCGTGAAGTGGATCCAGAGGTCGATGAGATAATCACCAAGGAGAAAAACAGACAGTTCAGGAGCTTGGAGCTTATTGCGTCCGAGAATTTCACTTCTCGAGCTGTTATGGAGACTGTTGGATCATGCCTTACCAACAAGTATTCCGAGGGTCTTCCTGGTAAAAG GTACTATGGTGGCAATGAGTTTATAGATCAGTTGGAGACACTTTGCCAGAACCGTGCTTTAGCGACCTTCCGGTTAGATTCTACCAAATGGGGTGTGAATGTTCAGCCGTTATCTGGTTCACCTGCAAACTTTGCTGTCTACACCGCCATACTCAAGCCTCATGATCGTATCATG ggtttggatTTACCTCATGGTGGACATCTATCACATGGGTTCATGACTGCCAAAAGACGTGTGTCTGGAACTTCGATATACTTTGAGTCCATGCCTTATCGGCTTGATGAATCAACAG GCATTGTGGACTATGATATGCTCGAGAAAACTGCTGTACTGTTCCGACCAAAGCTTATAATTGCAGGAGCTAGTGCGTACAGCCGAGACTTTGACTATCCTCGCATGAGGAAGATCGCAGACTCAGTTGGTGCTTTTCTGATGATGGATATGGCTCACATCAGTGGGCTTGTGGCTGCTTCTGTGGTAGCTGATCCTTTTGAGTATTGTGATATTGTTACAACAACCACTCACAAg TCTTTGAGAGGTCCGAGAGGTGGCATGATCTTCTTCAAGAAGGATCCAGTTAATGGGGTTGAACTTGAATCTGCCATTAACAATGCTGTCTTCCCTGGTTTGCAG GGTGGCCCTCATAACCACACAATTGGAGGATTAGCAGTCTGCTTGAAACATGCACAGTCGCCGGAGTTCAAGGCTTACCAGAAAAGA GTTGTGGCTAACTGTAGGTCGCTAGCTAACCGATTGGTTGAGCTCGGGTTTAAGCTGGTTTCTGGCGGCAGCGATAACCACTTGGTTCTTGTTGATCTTAGACCATTG GGAATGGATGGTGCACGGGTTGAGAAAATCTTAGACATGGCATCTATTACACTCAACAAGAACTCTGTCCCTG GGGACAAGAGTGCGTTGGTTCCAGGGGGAATAAGGATAGGAACGCCTGCAATGACGACAAGAGGACTGTCAGAGAAAGACTTTGTGGTTGTTGCTGACTTGATCAAGGAAGGTGTGGAGATAACGATGGAAGCCAAGAAGCTGGTTTCGGGAACAAAGCTTGGAGAGTTCACCAAGTTTGTGACATCTCCTGAGTTCCcattgagagagagagtggaGAGTCTCAAGGATAGAGTCGAATCCTTCACCTCTCGTTTCCCCATTCCTGGAGTTTGA
- the LOC106389998 gene encoding cytochrome b-c1 complex subunit 7-1, mitochondrial-like: MSSFLQSFLDPKKNFLARMHMKAVSTRLRRYGLRYDDTYDQYYHMDIKEALNRLPREVVDARNQRLKRAMDLSMKHEYLPKDLQAVQTPFRSYLQEMLALVERERKEREALGALPLYQRTLP; this comes from the exons atgtCTTCGTTTCTGCAATCCTTCCTGGATCCAAAGAAGAACTTCCTAGCTCGTATGCACATGAAAGCCGTCTCCACTCGCCTCCGTAGATACG GTCTGAGGTACGATGATACGTACGATCAGTATTACCACATGGACATCAAAGAGGCCCTGAACAGGTTGCCCAGGGAGGTCGTCGACGCCCGTAACCAGCGTCTCAAGCGTGCCATGGATCTCTCCATGAAGCACGAGTACCTTCCCAAGGATCTTCAG GCCGTGCAGACTCCATTCCGTAGCTACCTTCAGGAGATGCTGGCTCTc gttgaGAGGGAAAGAAAGGAACGAGAAGCCTTGGGAGCTTTGCCACTCTACCAGCGCACACTTCCTTAG
- the LOC106389997 gene encoding uncharacterized protein LOC106389997 isoform X1: MRFRKGSRVEVFSSKEAPYGAWRCAEIISGNGHTYSVRYYSFHEDAVVERAPRKMIRPCPPQVDVERWKSGELVEVLDDFSWKAATVREELSGKYYVVRLLGTPAEFTFHKANVRVRQSWQDERWLAIGKISGSAKSSTLTGPDLHRKLQPQMKGILLREPSVVSPRVLKRLLPHNWSECAESYTGKTKKIRSLEGSSKNPQTGCCQTVRVRSKGLSESLVADDCYDSDACSVGSCSATSYDGSNMRPCMLDGFSQQAESCSSDAESHCGLGEEEARREDSLAGDGARSSCRSELYTYRSTLGNLFASGPLSWEQETSLTDLRLSLNISDDEHLMEVSWSRTCPQDFKAVLSSRQCVRLD; encoded by the exons ATGAGATTCAGAAAAGGAAGTAGAGTTGAGGTATTTAGCAGCAAAGAGGCGCCTTATGGTGCGTGGCGATGCGCTGAGATAATCTCAGGTAATGGACATACCTACAGTGTTAGATACTACTCTTTCCACGAGGATGCAGTGGTGGAGAGAGCTCCAAGGAAGATGATTAGGCCGTGTCCTCCGCAAGTGGATGTAGAGCGATGGAAGAGTGGTGAACTGGTGGAAGTTCTTGATGATTTCTCCTGGAAAGCTGCCACTGTTCGTGAAGAGTTATCTGGAAAGTACTATGTGGTTCGGTTGCTTGGGACTCCTGCAGAGTTTACTTTTCACAAGGCAAACGTCAGGGTTCGTCAGTCGTGGCAAGATGAGAGATGGCTTGCAATTGGAAAG ATATCAGGTTCTGCGAAGTCATCCACACTCACTGGACCAGACCTACATCGGAAGCTGCAGCCTCAAATGAAAGGCATACTTCTCCGCGAGCCTAGTGTTGTCTCTCCTAGAGTATTAAAGAGGCTGTTACCTCACAACTGGTCTGAGTGTGCTGAATCATACACAGGAAAGACCAAGAAGATACGATCACTGGAAGGTTCCTCCAAGAATCCCCAAACTGGTTGCTGTCAAACGGTCAGGGTAAGATCAAAAGGTCTTAGTGAGAGCTTAGTCGCTGATGATTGTTACGATAGCGATGCGTGCTCAGTTGGTAGTTGTAGCGCCACTAGTTATGATGGGAGTAACATGCGACCTTGTATGCTAGATGGCTTTAGTCAACAGGCAGAATCATGTAGCAGCGATGCTGAATCTCATTGTGGCcttggggaagaagaagctagGCGGGAGGATTCATTAGCAGGCGATGGAGCAAGAAGTTCCTGTAGGTCTGAACTATATACTTACCGCAGTACTTTGGGGAACTTGTTCGCTTCTGGTCCACTAAGTTGGGAACAAGAAACGTCGTTAACTGATCTCCGTCTTTCTCTTAATATATCAGATGATGAACATTTGATGGAG GTGTCCTGGAGTCGGACTTGTCCACAGGACTTTAAAGCTGTGCTTTCGAGCAG ACAATGTGTTAGACTTGATTGA
- the LOC106389997 gene encoding uncharacterized protein LOC106389997 isoform X2: MRFRKGSRVEVFSSKEAPYGAWRCAEIISGNGHTYSVRYYSFHEDAVVERAPRKMIRPCPPQVDVERWKSGELVEVLDDFSWKAATVREELSGKYYVVRLLGTPAEFTFHKANVRVRQSWQDERWLAIGKISGSAKSSTLTGPDLHRKLQPQMKGILLREPSVVSPRVLKRLLPHNWSECAESYTGKTKKIRSLEGSSKNPQTGCCQTVRVRSKGLSESLVADDCYDSDACSVGSCSATSYDGSNMRPCMLDGFSQQAESCSSDAESHCGLGEEEARREDSLAGDGARSSCRSELYTYRSTLGNLFASGPLSWEQETSLTDLRLSLNISDDEHLMELYEVCCIAV; this comes from the exons ATGAGATTCAGAAAAGGAAGTAGAGTTGAGGTATTTAGCAGCAAAGAGGCGCCTTATGGTGCGTGGCGATGCGCTGAGATAATCTCAGGTAATGGACATACCTACAGTGTTAGATACTACTCTTTCCACGAGGATGCAGTGGTGGAGAGAGCTCCAAGGAAGATGATTAGGCCGTGTCCTCCGCAAGTGGATGTAGAGCGATGGAAGAGTGGTGAACTGGTGGAAGTTCTTGATGATTTCTCCTGGAAAGCTGCCACTGTTCGTGAAGAGTTATCTGGAAAGTACTATGTGGTTCGGTTGCTTGGGACTCCTGCAGAGTTTACTTTTCACAAGGCAAACGTCAGGGTTCGTCAGTCGTGGCAAGATGAGAGATGGCTTGCAATTGGAAAG ATATCAGGTTCTGCGAAGTCATCCACACTCACTGGACCAGACCTACATCGGAAGCTGCAGCCTCAAATGAAAGGCATACTTCTCCGCGAGCCTAGTGTTGTCTCTCCTAGAGTATTAAAGAGGCTGTTACCTCACAACTGGTCTGAGTGTGCTGAATCATACACAGGAAAGACCAAGAAGATACGATCACTGGAAGGTTCCTCCAAGAATCCCCAAACTGGTTGCTGTCAAACGGTCAGGGTAAGATCAAAAGGTCTTAGTGAGAGCTTAGTCGCTGATGATTGTTACGATAGCGATGCGTGCTCAGTTGGTAGTTGTAGCGCCACTAGTTATGATGGGAGTAACATGCGACCTTGTATGCTAGATGGCTTTAGTCAACAGGCAGAATCATGTAGCAGCGATGCTGAATCTCATTGTGGCcttggggaagaagaagctagGCGGGAGGATTCATTAGCAGGCGATGGAGCAAGAAGTTCCTGTAGGTCTGAACTATATACTTACCGCAGTACTTTGGGGAACTTGTTCGCTTCTGGTCCACTAAGTTGGGAACAAGAAACGTCGTTAACTGATCTCCGTCTTTCTCTTAATATATCAGATGATGAACATTTGATGGAG CTCTATGAAGTGTGTTGCATAGCGGTGTGA
- the LOC106384757 gene encoding uncharacterized protein At3g60930, chloroplastic-like: MVVATRAVVGIVGAITEKIKVMPREDQSDPCGIFEELSPLPPESLHDPRAEGQSWKNMYDTCSSHKTVKDLLRRNGGAGITYIIPSAEQRPWSPPVGYQCVYESYFGDHTKLWFPISRLVTSYPFRRDIAICQLLNESFLIAAMLMVMAAEIDISMSVKVFEELTFTKAEPHGIFFLKMRSNYNVLTGHLNKTKDWQLRHPNTIAYPEKFFESSRAISTHSHLRWADLSREWIRRQQDRIARVDWESRLPCVVGPRKSRLSFFTRKKQKILNKAREMEGVPDLSALLKGELQLLSKKSSAADTSGTAEPSSIGGDVNMEPLARSPKRKAAKGAKTKKRAVEGQQSASFEESASLERAPPPTEASKSPKKKKKKKEGKKRPREKPTSTGDREPPQKTFLRLCAELTRQIRCGTRELPPIGYLYFKDEYIDAAFMRKRSDESMNYLVEKYDSTLKQTMVQLGVSEKLVQARLKAIERVRAEHKKANDKAAEEKEVLRVKFEELEGKLNSDRTSKKELAREKARLEQASVALEKEKAELREEREAAVEKLIKERQRLKDSRSLEVTCERERVQAAMTDKANRSHEIDQSSAKNASRKDDLTSSADANASDVKTQHESEADATTQPEHPEENADPATVATISGVSTATTAE; encoded by the exons ATGGTGGTAGCGACACGAGCAGTAGTAGGAATAGTGGGAGCGATAACCGAGAAGATCAAAGTGATGCCTCGAGAAGATCAAAGTGATCCTTGTGGGATCTTTGAGGAGCTTTCTCCGCTTCCGCCTGAATCGTTGCACGACCCACGGGCTGAAGGTCAATCATGGAAGAACATGTACGATACTTGCTCCTCTCACAAGACTGTGAAGGATTTGTTGAGGCGGAACGGAGGCGCCGGCATCACCTATATTATCCCTTCAGCGGAGCAGCGTCCTTGGTCACCGCCGGTTGGCTACCAGTGTGTGTATGAGTCCTACTTCGGGGATCACACAAAACTCTGGTTCCCAATTTCCCGGTTGGTTACGTCTTACCCGTTTCGTCGGGATATTGCGATCTGTCAGCTACTCAACGAGTCGTTTCTTATTGCCGCCATGCTGATGGTAATGGCTGCGGAGATAGACATTTCGATGAGCGTGAAAGTTTTTGAGGAGTTGACTTTCACGAAGGCTGAACCACACGGGatattctttttgaaaatgCGATCGAACTATAACGTCTTGACCGGGCATCTGAACAAGACAAAGGACTGGCAGC TTCGCCATCCGAACACGATCGCATACCCAGAGAAGTTCTTCGAGAGTTCTCGGGCGATTTCGACGCACAGCCATCTTCGTTGGGCAGATCTCAGCCGGGAGTGGATTCGTCGTCAGCAGGATCGGATTGCTAGAG TTGATTGGGAGTCGAGACTTCCTTGTGTAGTAGGTCCTCGCAAGTCGCGCTTGTCTTTTTTTACTCGGAAGAAGCAAAAGATCCTGAACAAGGCTAGAGAAATGGAAGGGGTCCCGGATTTGAGTGCCTTACTAAAAGGGGAGCTGCAGTTACTTTCGAAGAAGTCGTCTGCTGCTGATACTTCGGGAACGGCCGAGCCTAGCTCGATTGGCGGGGATGTTAACATGGAGCCACTTGCTCGGAGTCCTAAAAGGAAAGCGGCGAAAGGGGCCAAGACGAAGAAACGAGCTGTCGAAGGACAGCAATCTGCATCTTTCGAAGAGAGTGCTTCCCTCGAGAGGGCACCGCCTCCCACCGAAGCTTCCAAGAgcccgaagaagaagaagaagaagaaggaagggAAGAAGAGGCCTCGGGAAAAACCTACCTCCACTGGCGATCGAGAACCGCCACAGAAGACCTTTTTGAGACTG TGCGCGGAGCTGACACGCCAGATCCGTTGTGGGACGAGGGAGCTACCGCCAATAGGATATCTTTATTTCAAGGACGAGTACATCGATGCTGCTTTCATGAGGAAGCGG AGCGACGAGAGCATGAACTACCTTGTCGAGAAGTACGACAGCACCCTGAAGCAGACAATGGTTCAACTGGGAGTTTCAGAGAAACTCGTTCAGGCAAGGTTAAAAGCGATCGAGAGAGTGAGGGCTGAACACAAGAAAGCCAACGACAAGGCTGCTGAAGAGAAAGAGGTCCTTCGAGTGAAATTCGAGGAGCTCGAAGGCAAGCTCAATTCTGATAGGACTTCGAAGAAAGAACTCGCTCGGGAGAAGGCTCGCCTAGAGCAGGCCAGTGTGGCTCTCGAGAAGGAGAAGGCCGAGCTTCGTGAAGAGAGGGAAGCTGCTGTGGAGAAGTTGATCAAGGAGAGACAACGCCTGAAGGACTCGCGAAGCTTAGAGGTTACTTGTGAAAGGGAAAGGGTCCAGGCTGCCATGACTGATAAGGCGAATCGCT CGCACGAAATAGAtcaatcttcggccaaaaacgcTTCAAGgaaagacgatttaacatcgtctgctgacgcaAACGCTTCGGACGTCAAAACTCAACACGAGTCCGAAGCcgacgctacaactcaaccggaacatccggaagagaacgcTGACCCGGCCACGGTCGCCACGATCAGTGGGGTTagcacggcgacaaccgccgagtaa